From the genome of Sylvia atricapilla isolate bSylAtr1 chromosome 26, bSylAtr1.pri, whole genome shotgun sequence, one region includes:
- the SIN3B gene encoding paired amphipathic helix protein Sin3b isoform X2 produces MKLRGTKDLSVATVGKYGTLQEFSFFDKVRRVLKSQEVYENFLRCIALFNQELVSGSELLQLVTPFLGKFPELFAQFKSFLGVKELSFASPLSDRSGDGMSREIDYASCKRIGSSYRALPKTYQQPKCSGRTAICKEVLNDTWVSFPSWSEDSTFVSSKKTPYEEQLHRCEDERFELDVVLETNLATIRVLESVQKKLSRLTQEDQEKFRLDDCLGGTSEVIQRRAIYRIYGDKAPEIIESLKKNPVTAVPVVLKRLKAKEEEWREAQQGFNKIWREQYEKAYLKSLDHQAVNFKQNDTKALRSKSLLNEIESVYDEHQEQHSEGRNSSTNEPHLIFIYEDKQILEDAASLISYYVKRQPTIQKEDQATIRQIVHHFIPELFFSQPPEHNISEESTDEDRENHQGQNLDTPELRKKHVPGPPSSPLETKTTFCDVTAAEPHNTLDDVYSLFFVNNNWYFFLRLHQTLCSRLLKIYRQAQKQLLEYRTEKEREKLLCEGRKEKTNDPAMELRLKQPSEVELEEYYPAFLDMVRSLLDGNIDPTQYEDTLREMFTIHAYIGFTMDKLVQNIVRQLHHLVSDDICLKVVELYLNERKRGAAGGNLSSRCVRAAKETSYQWKAERCMADENCFKVMFLQRKGQVIMTIELLDTEETQTEDPVEVQHLANYMEQYVGVEGAPNNQNDGFLLKPVFLQRNLKKFRKWQCKQVRALRSEVKSSWKRLIGVESACNVDCRFKLNTHKMMFIMNSEDYMYRRGALCRAKQVQPVVLLKHHQQFEEWHNRWLEENVSMEAVDVVQDWLMGDEDEEMVPCKTTCETVNVHGVPVNRYRVQYSRRPASP; encoded by the exons atgaagctgcGAGGTACCAAAGATCTGTCAGTCGCGACAGTGGGGAAATATGGGACCCTGCAagagttttccttctttgaCAAG GTTCGCAGGGTGCTCAAGAGTCAGGAGGTCTATGAGAACTTTCTCCGTTGCATTGCTCTCTTCAACCAGGAGTTGGTCTCTGGCTCTGAGTTGCTCCAGCTTGTTACACCCTTTTTAGG GAAATTCCCAGAACTCTTTGCACAGTTCAAGTCCTTCCTTGGGGTGAAGGagctttcctttgcttctcCGCTGAGTGACCGCTCCGGGGATGGGATGAGCCGGGAAATTGATTACGCTTCCTGCAAACGCATCGGATCCAGTTACAGGGCTCTCCCAAAAACCTACCAGCAGCCAAAGTGCAGTGGGAGAACAGCCATTTGCAAGGAG GTGTTAAATGACACCTGGGTTTCCTTTCCATCCTGGTCTGAAGACTCCACTTTTGTCAGCTCCAAGAAGACTccatatgaggagcagctgcaccGCTGCGAGGACGAGCGCTTTGAG CTGGATGTTGTCCTGGAGACAAATTTAGCCACAATCCGTGTGCTGGAGAGTGTGCAGAAGAAACTGTCCCGCCTGACCCAGGAAGACCAGGAAAAGTTTCGCCTGGATGATTGTTTGGGAGGAACCTCAGAAGTGATCCAGCGCCGGGCCATCTATCGCATCTACGGGGACAAAGCACCAGAGATCATCGAGAGTCTGAAGAAAAACCCAGTTACTGCTGTCCCTGTGGTTCTTAAGAG ATTGAAAGCAAAAGAGGAAGAGTGGAGGGAGGCCCAGCAGGGCTTCAACAAGATTTGGAGGGAGCAGTATGAGAAGGCCTATTTGAAATCCCTGGACCACCAGGCTGTCAACTTCAAGCAGAATGACACCAAAGCTCTGCGCTCCAAGAGCTTGCTGAATGAAATTGAGAGTGTCTATGATGAG CATCAGGAGCAGCATTCAGAGGGGAGGAATTCATCCACGAATGAGCCTCATCTTATCTTCATCTATGAAGACAAGCAGATTTTGGAAGATGCAGCATCTCTTATCAGCTATTACGTGAAGAGGCAGCCCACCATCCAAAAGGAGGATCAGGCAACCATCAGGCAGATTGTGCATCACTTCATACCTGAGCTGTTCTTCTCTCAGCCACCTGAACACAACATTTCTGAGGAATCAACAGATGAGGACAGAGAAAACCACCAGGGGCAGAACCTGGATACTCCTGAGCTGCGGAAAAAACATGTGCCTGGGCCTCCAAGCAGTCCTTTGGAGACCAAAACAACCTTCTGTGATGTTACAGCTGCTGAGCCCCACAATACCCTGGATGATGTTTACAGCCTCTTCTTTGTCAATAATAATTGGTATTTCTTCCTGCGCCTTCACCAGactctctgctccaggctcctAAAGATCTATCGCCAGGCCCAGAAGCAGCTTCTGGAATACAGGactgagaaagagagagagaagctcCTCTGtgaagggaggaaagagaaaaccaatGATCCAGCCATGGAGCTAAGACTGAAGCAACCAA GTGAGGTGGAGCTGGAGGAGTACTACCCAGCCTTCCTGGACATGGTGAGGAGCCTGCTGGACGGGAACATCGACCCCACGCAGTACGAGGACACCCTGCGGGAGATGTTCACCATCCACGCCTACATCGGCTTCACCATGGACAAGCTGGTGCAGAACATCGTGCGCCAg CTTCACCATCTAGTGAGCGATGACATCTGCTTGAAGGTGGTTGAGCTGTACCTGAACGAGAGGAAgcgaggagctgctgggggtaATTTGTCATCCCGCTGTGTCCGGGCAGCAAAGGAGACCAGCTACCAGTGGAAGGCTGAACGGTGCATGGCAGATGAGAACTGCTTCAAG GTCATGTTTCTCCAGAGGAAAGGACAGGTGATCATGACCATTGAGCTGCTGGATACAGAAGAAACCCAGACAGAAGATCCTGTGGAGGTCCAG CACCTGGCCAACTACATGGAGCAGTACGTTGGGGTGGAAGGAGCTCCTAACAACCAGAACGATGGCTTCCTCCTGAAACCAGTCTTTCTGCAAAG GAACCTGAAGAAGTTTCGCAAGTGGCAGTGCAAGCAGGTGAGGGCCCTGCGCAGCGAGGTCAAGAGCTCCTGGAAGCGGCTGATCGGCGTGGAGAGCGCCTGCAACGTCGACTGTCGCTTCAAGCTCAACACCCACAAGATGATGTTCATCATGAACTCCGAGGATTACATGTACAGGAGGggagctctctgcagagccaagCAG GTCCAGCCCGTGGTGCTGCTGAAGCACCACCAGCAGTTCGAGGAGTGGCACAACCGGTGGCTGGAGGAGAACGTGTCCATGGAGGCCGTGGATGTGGTTCAAGACTGGCTGATGGGGGATGAGGACGAGGAGATGGTGCCCTGCAAAACCACCTGTGAGACAGTGAACGTCCACGGGGTGCCAGTGAACAGATACAGAGTCCAGTACAGCCGCCGTCCTGCTTCACCCTGA
- the SIN3B gene encoding paired amphipathic helix protein Sin3b isoform X1: MAAGGGGGRGAGGGSAPRWGGGGGGGGRAAPHEKLPVHVEDALSYLDQVKIRFGSDPATYNGFLEIMKEFKSQSIDTPGVIRRVSQLFHEHPDLIVGFNAFLPLGYRIEIPKNGKLSIQSPLNSQVPPEPVPSSLPGSGLVLHYSQENSHNHSDCSEEFRQQLPYKEDKSQIPLESDSVEFNNAISYVNKIKTRFLDHPEIYRSFLEILHTYQKEQLNTKGRPFRGMSEEEVFTEVANLFRGQEDLLSEFGQFLPEAKRSLFTGNGPCEVNSVQKTEHEKNLEHSKKRSRPLLLRPVSGPAKKKMKLRGTKDLSVATVGKYGTLQEFSFFDKVRRVLKSQEVYENFLRCIALFNQELVSGSELLQLVTPFLGKFPELFAQFKSFLGVKELSFASPLSDRSGDGMSREIDYASCKRIGSSYRALPKTYQQPKCSGRTAICKEVLNDTWVSFPSWSEDSTFVSSKKTPYEEQLHRCEDERFELDVVLETNLATIRVLESVQKKLSRLTQEDQEKFRLDDCLGGTSEVIQRRAIYRIYGDKAPEIIESLKKNPVTAVPVVLKRLKAKEEEWREAQQGFNKIWREQYEKAYLKSLDHQAVNFKQNDTKALRSKSLLNEIESVYDEHQEQHSEGRNSSTNEPHLIFIYEDKQILEDAASLISYYVKRQPTIQKEDQATIRQIVHHFIPELFFSQPPEHNISEESTDEDRENHQGQNLDTPELRKKHVPGPPSSPLETKTTFCDVTAAEPHNTLDDVYSLFFVNNNWYFFLRLHQTLCSRLLKIYRQAQKQLLEYRTEKEREKLLCEGRKEKTNDPAMELRLKQPSEVELEEYYPAFLDMVRSLLDGNIDPTQYEDTLREMFTIHAYIGFTMDKLVQNIVRQLHHLVSDDICLKVVELYLNERKRGAAGGNLSSRCVRAAKETSYQWKAERCMADENCFKVMFLQRKGQVIMTIELLDTEETQTEDPVEVQHLANYMEQYVGVEGAPNNQNDGFLLKPVFLQRNLKKFRKWQCKQVRALRSEVKSSWKRLIGVESACNVDCRFKLNTHKMMFIMNSEDYMYRRGALCRAKQVQPVVLLKHHQQFEEWHNRWLEENVSMEAVDVVQDWLMGDEDEEMVPCKTTCETVNVHGVPVNRYRVQYSRRPASP; encoded by the exons AtggcggcggggggcggcggcggccgcggggccggcgggggcAGCGCCCCTCGTTGGGGCGgtggcggcggtggcggcggccgggccgcgccgcACGAGAAGCTGCCGGTCCAC GTGGAGGATGCGCTTTCCTACTTGGACCAGGTGAAGATCCGCTTTGGCAGCGACCCTGCCACCTACAACGGCTTCCTGGAGATCATGAAGGAGTTCAAGAGCCAGAG CATTGACACACCTGGAGTCATCCGACGTGTTTCTCAGCTTTTCCATGAGCATCCCGACCTCATTGTAGGATTCAATGCATTTCTTCCTCTGGGCTACAGGATAGAAATTCCAAAGAATGGGAAGTTAAGTATACAGTCACCTTTGAATAGTCAG GTGCCCCCAGAGCCCGTTCCCAGCTCGCTCCCTGGCAGTGGGCTGGTTTTGCACTACTCCCAGGAAAACTCCCACAACCACAGCGACTGCTCCGAGGAGTTTCGGCAGCAGCTTCCCTACAAAGAAGATAAATCCCAAATTCCCTTGGAATCTGATTCCGTGGAGTTCAATAATGCCATCAGTTACGTGAATAAGATCAAAACACGTTTCCTTGACCATCCAGAGATTTACAGATCCTTTCTAGAAATCCTTCACACTTACCAG aaagagcagctgaacaCCAAGGGCCGACCCTTCCGGGGCATGTCAGAGGAGGAAGTGTTCACTGAAGTGGCCAATCTGTTCCGGGGACAGGAGGATCTGCTCTCCGAGTTTGGACAGTTCCTCCCAGAGGCAAAAAGGTCTTTG TTCACAGGAAATGGACCATGTGAAGTGAACAGTGTCCAGAAAACTGAGCACGAGAAGAATCTGGAGCACAGCAAGAAGCGATCCAGGCCGCTGCTGCTCCGTCCTGTTTCTGGCCCAGCAAAG aagaaaatgaagctgcGAGGTACCAAAGATCTGTCAGTCGCGACAGTGGGGAAATATGGGACCCTGCAagagttttccttctttgaCAAG GTTCGCAGGGTGCTCAAGAGTCAGGAGGTCTATGAGAACTTTCTCCGTTGCATTGCTCTCTTCAACCAGGAGTTGGTCTCTGGCTCTGAGTTGCTCCAGCTTGTTACACCCTTTTTAGG GAAATTCCCAGAACTCTTTGCACAGTTCAAGTCCTTCCTTGGGGTGAAGGagctttcctttgcttctcCGCTGAGTGACCGCTCCGGGGATGGGATGAGCCGGGAAATTGATTACGCTTCCTGCAAACGCATCGGATCCAGTTACAGGGCTCTCCCAAAAACCTACCAGCAGCCAAAGTGCAGTGGGAGAACAGCCATTTGCAAGGAG GTGTTAAATGACACCTGGGTTTCCTTTCCATCCTGGTCTGAAGACTCCACTTTTGTCAGCTCCAAGAAGACTccatatgaggagcagctgcaccGCTGCGAGGACGAGCGCTTTGAG CTGGATGTTGTCCTGGAGACAAATTTAGCCACAATCCGTGTGCTGGAGAGTGTGCAGAAGAAACTGTCCCGCCTGACCCAGGAAGACCAGGAAAAGTTTCGCCTGGATGATTGTTTGGGAGGAACCTCAGAAGTGATCCAGCGCCGGGCCATCTATCGCATCTACGGGGACAAAGCACCAGAGATCATCGAGAGTCTGAAGAAAAACCCAGTTACTGCTGTCCCTGTGGTTCTTAAGAG ATTGAAAGCAAAAGAGGAAGAGTGGAGGGAGGCCCAGCAGGGCTTCAACAAGATTTGGAGGGAGCAGTATGAGAAGGCCTATTTGAAATCCCTGGACCACCAGGCTGTCAACTTCAAGCAGAATGACACCAAAGCTCTGCGCTCCAAGAGCTTGCTGAATGAAATTGAGAGTGTCTATGATGAG CATCAGGAGCAGCATTCAGAGGGGAGGAATTCATCCACGAATGAGCCTCATCTTATCTTCATCTATGAAGACAAGCAGATTTTGGAAGATGCAGCATCTCTTATCAGCTATTACGTGAAGAGGCAGCCCACCATCCAAAAGGAGGATCAGGCAACCATCAGGCAGATTGTGCATCACTTCATACCTGAGCTGTTCTTCTCTCAGCCACCTGAACACAACATTTCTGAGGAATCAACAGATGAGGACAGAGAAAACCACCAGGGGCAGAACCTGGATACTCCTGAGCTGCGGAAAAAACATGTGCCTGGGCCTCCAAGCAGTCCTTTGGAGACCAAAACAACCTTCTGTGATGTTACAGCTGCTGAGCCCCACAATACCCTGGATGATGTTTACAGCCTCTTCTTTGTCAATAATAATTGGTATTTCTTCCTGCGCCTTCACCAGactctctgctccaggctcctAAAGATCTATCGCCAGGCCCAGAAGCAGCTTCTGGAATACAGGactgagaaagagagagagaagctcCTCTGtgaagggaggaaagagaaaaccaatGATCCAGCCATGGAGCTAAGACTGAAGCAACCAA GTGAGGTGGAGCTGGAGGAGTACTACCCAGCCTTCCTGGACATGGTGAGGAGCCTGCTGGACGGGAACATCGACCCCACGCAGTACGAGGACACCCTGCGGGAGATGTTCACCATCCACGCCTACATCGGCTTCACCATGGACAAGCTGGTGCAGAACATCGTGCGCCAg CTTCACCATCTAGTGAGCGATGACATCTGCTTGAAGGTGGTTGAGCTGTACCTGAACGAGAGGAAgcgaggagctgctgggggtaATTTGTCATCCCGCTGTGTCCGGGCAGCAAAGGAGACCAGCTACCAGTGGAAGGCTGAACGGTGCATGGCAGATGAGAACTGCTTCAAG GTCATGTTTCTCCAGAGGAAAGGACAGGTGATCATGACCATTGAGCTGCTGGATACAGAAGAAACCCAGACAGAAGATCCTGTGGAGGTCCAG CACCTGGCCAACTACATGGAGCAGTACGTTGGGGTGGAAGGAGCTCCTAACAACCAGAACGATGGCTTCCTCCTGAAACCAGTCTTTCTGCAAAG GAACCTGAAGAAGTTTCGCAAGTGGCAGTGCAAGCAGGTGAGGGCCCTGCGCAGCGAGGTCAAGAGCTCCTGGAAGCGGCTGATCGGCGTGGAGAGCGCCTGCAACGTCGACTGTCGCTTCAAGCTCAACACCCACAAGATGATGTTCATCATGAACTCCGAGGATTACATGTACAGGAGGggagctctctgcagagccaagCAG GTCCAGCCCGTGGTGCTGCTGAAGCACCACCAGCAGTTCGAGGAGTGGCACAACCGGTGGCTGGAGGAGAACGTGTCCATGGAGGCCGTGGATGTGGTTCAAGACTGGCTGATGGGGGATGAGGACGAGGAGATGGTGCCCTGCAAAACCACCTGTGAGACAGTGAACGTCCACGGGGTGCCAGTGAACAGATACAGAGTCCAGTACAGCCGCCGTCCTGCTTCACCCTGA